The Methanosphaera stadtmanae DSM 3091 genome includes a window with the following:
- the cgi121 gene encoding KEOPS complex subunit Cgi121: MDLQKQLLNEYTITIHSYPDNTIENIPEFLKKIDNITSQKEDSTIQLLDCDYICGIKHLNQAIAQSIKAFQEKQNFAHDRGLEICVRLSAQKQITQALNLLGIKKQGNITVVYINTTDKQIMEVEMFLSNRRDELLEEYDSKKIVEKYELVNDENIEDTLCEKIALLSIKN, translated from the coding sequence ATGGATTTACAGAAACAATTACTTAATGAATACACAATAACAATACATTCCTATCCTGATAATACAATTGAAAATATTCCAGAATTTCTAAAAAAAATAGATAACATAACTTCCCAAAAAGAAGATTCAACGATACAGTTATTGGATTGTGATTATATCTGTGGAATTAAACACTTAAATCAAGCAATAGCACAGTCAATAAAGGCATTTCAGGAAAAACAAAATTTTGCTCATGACAGAGGACTTGAAATATGTGTAAGATTATCAGCACAAAAACAAATAACACAGGCTCTTAACTTACTTGGAATTAAAAAACAAGGAAATATTACAGTAGTATATATTAATACAACAGATAAACAAATAATGGAAGTAGAAATGTTTTTATCCAATAGACGTGATGAATTACTAGAAGAATATGACTCTAAAAAAATAGTGGAGAAATATGAACTAGTAAATGATGAAAATATAGAGGATACTCTCTGTGAAAAAATTGCATTACTTTCAATAAAAAATTAA
- a CDS encoding pyrroline-5-carboxylate reductase family protein translates to MKDDLFKNNIGIIGAGHIGQALALSLLEKKYPRENIQLSYNGSIFTFSDLYDNNLDELIHNNSDIVKSCSIIILSVPPQNFRQIGEFGLDEDVLVISFMAGISIDTIKRQTGSNNVVRIIPTGPGTIRNYNAIAGVYPENKKANTIFKLLEIDYYVLDNENQMKYMVLAGCLPAVYSVVDAQLDENKEAIGKIAEEFSDFIEISSKAEKLVPKSNKEEFVKEVSTPGGVTEAIINSLSEGKSLYDSLIKGLERNEELS, encoded by the coding sequence ATGAAAGATGATCTTTTTAAAAATAATATTGGAATAATAGGAGCAGGGCATATAGGCCAAGCATTAGCACTATCATTACTTGAAAAAAAATATCCTCGAGAAAATATACAACTATCATATAATGGTTCTATTTTCACATTCAGTGATTTATATGATAATAATTTAGATGAATTAATACATAATAATTCAGATATTGTAAAATCGTGTTCTATAATAATTTTATCTGTACCTCCACAGAACTTTAGACAGATTGGTGAATTTGGATTAGATGAAGATGTACTTGTAATTTCTTTCATGGCTGGTATAAGTATAGATACTATTAAAAGACAAACAGGATCAAACAATGTTGTACGCATTATACCAACAGGTCCTGGTACAATTAGAAATTATAATGCCATAGCAGGAGTATACCCAGAAAATAAGAAAGCTAATACTATTTTTAAATTATTAGAAATAGATTATTACGTATTAGATAATGAAAATCAAATGAAATACATGGTTTTAGCAGGATGTTTACCTGCAGTTTACTCTGTTGTCGATGCACAATTAGATGAAAATAAAGAAGCTATTGGAAAAATTGCTGAGGAATTTTCAGATTTTATTGAAATTTCTTCAAAAGCAGAGAAATTAGTTCCCAAATCAAATAAAGAAGAATTTGTAAAGGAAGTTTCAACACCTGGGGGTGTAACAGAAGCTATTATAAATAGTCTTTCTGAGGGAAAATCATTATATGATTCTTTAATCAAAGGTTTAGAAAGAAATGAGGAATTATCATAA
- the ade gene encoding adenine deaminase: MLIKGNILNVFTDEIYPGEIKIEHGIIESIKEVNADFNDIIVPGFIDAHIHIESSMLTPSRFAEIALRHGTTSVIADPHEIANVMGMDGIDYMIDDAKKTPLKYYFTAPSCVPATKFEKSGATISPNIIDNLLSRPEFVALGEVMDYNAVISNEKSILEKIKIAKKYHKPIDGHAPLLSGKNLQKYVKHGVITDHESTTKKEVAEKKRMGMKIMIREGSESKMLEKLIYSNCDFIVSDDLKPEDLINGHLDKCLRKAVDYGMDPYEAIKLVTINPAEHYNLNAGSISPGKSADLVFIDNLRDFTVKRVVINGNTIFKKQKLLFRANPRPIDTTLHVSLTKPEDFDLKAQNPAHKSATVNLINVSDNTIITKQSSAKLSIQKKTIIPSVFEDILKISVVDRYGGNTISNGFVKGFGIKNGAIASSVSHDSHNIIVVGTNSEYMSRATNHLIENKGGLAAISNQAKLDVTLPIAGLMSDKPAKVVANNSAKLNELVSNMGCELSSPFTSLSFMALPVVPEVKMTTNGLFNVNTHQFIDIIKEEK; encoded by the coding sequence ATGTTGATAAAGGGAAATATTTTAAATGTATTTACAGATGAAATATATCCAGGAGAAATTAAAATTGAACATGGAATAATTGAATCAATAAAAGAAGTTAATGCCGATTTTAATGATATTATAGTTCCAGGTTTTATTGATGCACATATACATATTGAAAGTTCAATGTTAACACCGTCACGATTTGCTGAAATAGCTCTAAGACATGGAACAACATCAGTCATTGCAGATCCACATGAAATTGCAAATGTCATGGGAATGGATGGTATTGACTATATGATTGATGATGCAAAAAAAACACCATTAAAATATTATTTTACTGCACCATCCTGTGTACCAGCAACAAAATTTGAAAAATCAGGTGCTACTATAAGTCCAAACATAATAGACAACCTATTATCCAGGCCTGAATTTGTAGCATTAGGTGAAGTGATGGATTATAATGCTGTAATTTCTAATGAAAAAAGTATCTTGGAAAAAATAAAAATAGCAAAAAAATATCATAAACCAATTGATGGGCATGCACCATTACTAAGTGGAAAGAATCTACAAAAATATGTTAAACATGGTGTAATTACAGACCATGAAAGTACCACTAAAAAAGAAGTAGCTGAAAAAAAGAGAATGGGTATGAAGATAATGATCCGAGAAGGATCAGAATCTAAAATGCTAGAAAAACTCATTTACTCAAATTGTGATTTTATAGTATCTGATGATCTTAAACCAGAAGATCTTATTAATGGACATTTAGATAAATGTCTACGTAAAGCTGTTGACTATGGAATGGATCCATACGAAGCTATAAAACTTGTAACAATAAATCCTGCAGAACATTATAATTTAAATGCTGGAAGTATCAGTCCAGGTAAAAGTGCAGATTTAGTATTTATAGATAATTTACGTGATTTCACAGTAAAACGTGTAGTTATAAATGGTAATACCATATTTAAAAAACAAAAATTATTATTCCGTGCAAATCCACGTCCTATTGATACAACATTACATGTGTCCTTAACTAAACCAGAAGATTTTGATTTAAAAGCCCAAAATCCTGCACATAAAAGTGCTACTGTTAATTTAATTAATGTATCTGATAACACAATCATTACAAAACAATCCAGTGCAAAATTAAGTATTCAGAAAAAAACAATTATTCCTTCAGTATTTGAAGATATTTTAAAAATAAGTGTTGTAGATAGGTATGGTGGAAATACTATTTCAAATGGTTTTGTTAAAGGATTTGGAATTAAAAATGGAGCAATAGCATCTAGTGTAAGTCATGATTCACATAATATAATAGTTGTTGGAACTAACAGTGAATACATGTCTCGTGCTACTAATCACTTAATTGAAAATAAGGGAGGTCTTGCTGCAATATCCAACCAGGCTAAATTAGATGTTACCCTACCAATTGCAGGACTTATGAGTGATAAACCAGCAAAAGTAGTTGCTAATAATTCAGCAAAATTAAATGAATTAGTAAGTAACATGGGATGTGAATTATCTAGCCCATTTACATCATTATCATTTATGGCATTACCTGTTGTACCTGAAGTTAAAATGACAACAAATGGATTGTTTAATGTTAATACACATCAATTTATTGATATAATAAAAGAAGAAAAATAA
- a CDS encoding DUF447 domain-containing protein — MDDIEINLMENTIYEVIITSFNKQVNFKPFGIKFNNKKVILNLYPNRTLKNIKTNPEFLIQFTTNPLVYTKALLNKLTPSDYNKEYFLLDSNIVIKANVYSICEYVHEDNYGKVTLTQITANIEEIHEINNQPPVINRATNKIIDLLVDYTRIPYMNSTQKNDYINKLQNLSSFIKKSGNNQHIQSLKLLKKEIIEE, encoded by the coding sequence ATGGATGATATAGAAATTAATCTAATGGAAAATACAATTTATGAGGTAATAATAACATCATTTAATAAACAAGTTAATTTTAAGCCATTTGGAATAAAATTCAATAATAAAAAAGTAATTCTAAATTTATATCCGAATAGAACTCTAAAAAATATAAAAACTAATCCTGAATTTCTAATTCAATTTACAACAAATCCTCTAGTATACACCAAGGCACTTTTAAATAAATTAACACCAAGTGATTATAATAAAGAGTATTTTTTATTAGATTCAAATATAGTTATTAAAGCTAATGTATATTCTATATGTGAATATGTTCATGAAGATAACTATGGAAAAGTTACACTAACACAGATTACTGCAAATATTGAGGAAATTCATGAAATAAATAATCAACCACCAGTAATTAACAGAGCAACAAATAAGATAATTGATTTATTAGTAGATTATACAAGAATACCATACATGAATTCTACTCAAAAAAATGATTATATTAATAAACTTCAGAATTTATCTAGTTTTATTAAAAAATCGGGAAATAATCAGCATATTCAGTCTTTAAAACTTTTAAAAAAAGAAATTATAGAAGAATAA
- a CDS encoding Nre family DNA repair protein, with translation MIESKYKFLKTITKQLYNMKSKKIGKEIDGTTPPSIFIGSYNYPKVYAGPLIAPEFEDSMIMDQPEEWISTNTSQQEIINYRLNLVRGKQTIGINDLENSYVEKLQEISMASKSIVSEAEFNKKPYGMTLSAENTPHGPSALLKKFDIENVKWDYQLEKAYYDTDLRASDAVEILHKKNIPFSQIQKAFSVGTMGEKKNRKLVPTRWSITAVDTTIANNLLKNVKYYSQIDCYKVYEFTSLNNYYAILEIPTPWQYEWMEAFLNTSNGAMIFTDYERDHGKKEYSRVGGCYYTAKMAVLEQMERDKQQAGCIIFREANEDYIPLGVFNVRENIRHAMNSKPKEFETMQQSLDYIETKLKLTIKDFRRASDLLDEILKERQTTLDEFF, from the coding sequence ATGATTGAAAGTAAATATAAATTTCTAAAAACCATAACAAAACAGTTATATAATATGAAATCAAAGAAAATAGGCAAGGAAATTGATGGTACAACACCTCCTTCAATTTTTATTGGTAGTTATAACTATCCTAAGGTATATGCTGGACCATTAATTGCACCAGAATTTGAAGATTCCATGATTATGGATCAACCTGAAGAATGGATTTCAACAAATACTTCTCAACAAGAGATTATAAATTATCGTCTGAATCTTGTAAGGGGAAAACAGACAATTGGAATAAATGATCTTGAAAATAGTTATGTTGAAAAATTACAGGAAATATCTATGGCTTCAAAATCAATAGTTAGTGAAGCAGAATTTAATAAAAAGCCATATGGTATGACTTTAAGTGCAGAAAATACCCCACATGGACCAAGTGCTCTTCTTAAGAAATTTGATATTGAAAATGTAAAATGGGATTATCAACTAGAAAAAGCATACTATGATACTGATTTAAGGGCAAGTGATGCTGTTGAAATATTACATAAGAAAAATATTCCATTTTCACAGATACAAAAAGCATTTTCTGTTGGAACTATGGGTGAGAAGAAGAATAGAAAATTAGTACCTACCCGTTGGTCAATAACTGCTGTTGATACTACAATTGCAAATAATTTACTTAAGAATGTTAAATATTATTCTCAAATTGATTGTTATAAAGTATATGAATTTACCAGTCTAAATAATTATTATGCTATTCTTGAAATACCTACACCATGGCAATATGAATGGATGGAAGCCTTTTTAAATACAAGTAATGGTGCTATGATTTTTACTGATTATGAACGAGATCATGGAAAAAAAGAATATTCACGTGTTGGTGGATGTTACTATACTGCTAAGATGGCTGTTCTTGAACAGATGGAACGGGACAAACAACAAGCAGGTTGTATTATTTTCAGAGAAGCTAATGAAGATTATATTCCATTGGGTGTGTTTAATGTGCGTGAGAATATTCGTCATGCAATGAATTCAAAGCCTAAGGAATTTGAAACTATGCAACAATCACTAGATTATATTGAAACAAAATTAAAACTTACAATTAAAGATTTTAGAAGGGCTAGTGATTTATTAGATGAAATATTAAAAGAAAGACAAACTACTCTTGATGAGTTTTTCTAG
- a CDS encoding (R)-citramalate synthase → MLNDLKILDTTLRDGEQTPGVLITSNEKLRIASKLDELGVDVIEAGSAITSKDEQKSIKTITENKLNAEICSFARPMKIDIDTALDCDVDSIHLVIPSSDLHIDYKLRKTREQVEEMAVNATEYAKSHGLIVELSTEDATRTGMDDLKHLYNQCIEVGADRLCACDTVGILTPERSYEFYKELAQLPQPLSVHCHNDFGLAVANTLAALNAGAQQAHVTINGLGERAGNASCEELVMAIESLYNIKTGIKTELFYEISQLVERISGVTLQSNKAIVGSNAFAHESGIHADGVLKKSETYEPIKPETVGHRRRFILGKHVGKHVIHEKIKETNTQVTDDELNRIFERVKSLSDMGKTVTDVDLQAITDDILNIDMEDSLVLQEYTTVSGNKVTPTASVKVNINNSERIEAGVGVGPVDAAIEAIRKTIKDTADITLEEYHVDAITGGTDALIDVLVKLKYNDKVITARSTEPDIIMASVEAYLKGVNKILTDEKRR, encoded by the coding sequence CATCTAATGAAAAGTTAAGAATAGCTTCAAAATTAGATGAGTTAGGTGTGGATGTTATAGAAGCAGGTTCTGCTATAACATCAAAAGATGAACAAAAAAGTATTAAAACCATAACAGAAAATAAGTTAAATGCAGAAATATGTAGTTTTGCAAGACCAATGAAGATAGATATAGATACAGCACTTGATTGTGATGTGGATAGTATTCATCTAGTAATTCCATCATCAGATTTACACATTGACTATAAACTACGTAAAACAAGAGAACAAGTAGAAGAAATGGCAGTTAATGCAACAGAATATGCTAAAAGTCATGGTTTAATAGTTGAATTATCAACAGAAGATGCAACAAGAACAGGTATGGATGATCTTAAACATCTATATAATCAATGTATTGAGGTTGGAGCAGATAGGCTATGTGCATGTGATACAGTGGGAATCTTAACACCAGAACGTTCCTATGAATTCTATAAAGAATTAGCACAACTTCCACAACCACTTAGTGTTCATTGTCATAATGACTTTGGACTTGCAGTTGCAAATACACTAGCAGCTTTAAATGCTGGAGCACAACAGGCACACGTAACAATAAATGGTCTTGGAGAGAGAGCAGGTAATGCTTCCTGTGAAGAGTTAGTAATGGCAATAGAATCATTATACAACATAAAAACAGGAATAAAAACTGAATTATTCTATGAAATATCTCAACTTGTAGAGAGAATATCTGGAGTTACACTTCAATCTAATAAGGCAATAGTTGGAAGTAATGCATTTGCACATGAATCTGGAATACATGCAGATGGAGTACTAAAAAAATCAGAAACATATGAACCAATAAAACCAGAAACAGTAGGACATAGAAGAAGATTTATACTAGGAAAACATGTTGGAAAACATGTGATACATGAAAAAATAAAGGAAACTAATACACAAGTAACAGATGATGAATTAAATAGAATATTTGAAAGAGTAAAATCATTATCAGACATGGGAAAAACAGTAACAGATGTGGATTTACAAGCAATAACAGATGATATTCTAAATATTGACATGGAAGACTCATTAGTACTTCAAGAATACACAACAGTTTCTGGAAATAAAGTAACACCAACAGCATCAGTAAAAGTAAATATAAATAATAGTGAAAGAATAGAAGCAGGAGTAGGTGTAGGGCCAGTTGATGCTGCAATTGAGGCAATACGAAAAACAATTAAAGATACTGCTGATATTACACTTGAAGAATACCATGTTGATGCAATTACTGGTGGAACAGATGCATTGATTGACGTACTTGTAAAACTTAAATATAATGATAAGGTAATAACAGCAAGAAGTACAGAACCTGATATTATAATGGCAAGTGTAGAAGCATATTTAAAAGGAGTAAATAAAATACTTACAGATGAAAAAAGAAGATGA
- a CDS encoding ATP-binding protein, protein MNCLTSKLIVYRNIDKESILFKLSEIFKDFKTNDYEDEEIINRIYTQINRLLSLATSYGFDKNLWHNYLAFILATVENPFTLVSEKVGVNEGSVNEFTKNDYLIIKQLFDYDFSEIEEKLGINCFSIITNYHAIIKKEQLFNKDVSIKVQELSNLIEEASNEMEIYDIVTDFYKRYGVGKFGLNRAFRLSHDENSDFIIPITSLDDVTLDNLVGYEMQKKKLIRNTEAFVNGKKANNVLLYGDAGTGKSTSIKAILNQYYDKGLRMIELYKHEAKYLSKVISQIKNRNYRFIIYMDDLSFEESESEYKYLKALIEGGLETNPDNVLIYATSNRRHLIKETWNERTNTSSGEEMYRSDTIREKLSLVDRFGMSIGYYKPTMKEYFNIVITLAKDYPEIKLSEKELEQEANKWIMTHGGPSGRTAQQLIYYLLGDN, encoded by the coding sequence ATGAATTGTTTAACATCAAAATTAATAGTTTATAGAAATATTGATAAAGAAAGTATTTTATTTAAGTTATCTGAAATATTTAAGGATTTTAAAACAAATGATTATGAAGATGAGGAAATTATTAATAGAATTTATACTCAAATTAACAGATTACTTTCTCTTGCAACTAGTTATGGTTTTGATAAGAACCTATGGCATAATTATTTAGCTTTTATCTTAGCTACTGTTGAAAATCCCTTCACCCTTGTTTCTGAGAAGGTTGGTGTTAATGAAGGTAGTGTTAATGAATTTACAAAAAATGATTATTTAATAATAAAACAATTATTTGACTATGACTTTTCAGAAATAGAAGAAAAATTAGGTATTAACTGTTTTAGTATAATAACTAATTATCATGCCATAATTAAAAAAGAACAATTATTTAACAAAGATGTGAGTATTAAAGTTCAAGAACTTAGTAATCTTATTGAAGAAGCTTCTAATGAAATGGAAATATATGATATTGTCACTGATTTCTATAAACGTTATGGTGTTGGTAAATTTGGATTAAATAGGGCATTCAGATTATCTCATGATGAAAATTCTGATTTTATTATTCCTATTACCTCACTTGATGATGTTACTCTTGATAATCTTGTAGGTTATGAAATGCAGAAGAAAAAATTAATTAGAAATACTGAAGCTTTTGTTAATGGAAAAAAAGCAAACAATGTTTTATTGTATGGTGATGCTGGTACTGGTAAATCTACAAGTATTAAAGCAATACTTAATCAATACTATGATAAAGGTCTTAGAATGATTGAATTATATAAACATGAGGCCAAATATTTATCTAAGGTTATTAGTCAAATAAAAAATAGAAATTATAGATTTATTATTTACATGGATGATCTTTCATTTGAAGAATCTGAGAGTGAATATAAGTATCTTAAAGCTTTAATTGAAGGTGGTCTTGAGACTAATCCTGATAATGTATTGATATATGCCACATCTAATAGACGTCATCTTATTAAAGAAACATGGAATGAAAGAACTAATACCTCATCTGGTGAAGAGATGTATAGATCTGATACTATTCGTGAAAAATTATCATTAGTTGATAGGTTTGGTATGTCTATTGGTTATTATAAACCTACAATGAAAGAATACTTTAATATTGTAATTACTCTTGCTAAAGATTATCCTGAAATTAAATTATCAGAAAAAGAATTAGAACAAGAAGCTAATAAATGGATTATGACCCATGGCGGTCCTTCTGGACGTACAGCCCAACAATTAATTTATTATTTACTGGGAGATAATTAA
- a CDS encoding GMP synthase subunit A yields the protein MSIVIINNFGQYNHRISRTLKYLNIENSLIPNTTSFEEIEQMNPKGIILGGGPSIERIGNCKEIILNMDIPILGICLGHQIIADVFGGETKSAEIESYAQIELNILKENGLFKGIGDSLKVWASHKDEVVTLPENFEILANSDKCDIEAMKHEDKNIYGIQFHPEVQHTPRGGEIFENFNKICENY from the coding sequence ATGAGCATTGTTATTATTAATAATTTTGGACAGTATAATCATAGAATATCTAGAACTTTGAAGTATTTGAATATAGAAAATAGTCTTATACCAAATACTACTAGTTTTGAAGAAATAGAGCAAATGAACCCTAAAGGCATTATTTTAGGTGGAGGTCCATCTATTGAACGTATAGGTAATTGTAAGGAAATTATCTTAAATATGGACATTCCAATTTTGGGAATATGTTTAGGACATCAAATTATAGCTGATGTCTTTGGTGGAGAAACTAAATCTGCAGAGATTGAAAGTTATGCACAAATAGAACTTAATATTCTTAAGGAAAATGGTCTATTTAAAGGTATTGGTGATTCTCTTAAAGTATGGGCTTCTCATAAAGATGAAGTTGTTACTTTACCTGAAAATTTTGAAATACTTGCAAACTCAGATAAATGTGATATTGAAGCTATGAAACATGAAGATAAAAATATATATGGTATTCAATTCCACCCTGAAGTACAACACACACCACGTGGTGGAGAAATATTTGAAAACTTCAATAAAATATGTGAAAATTATTAA
- the guaA gene encoding glutamine-hydrolyzing GMP synthase, which yields MMDTTKFIEESIKSIKEEVKDEKVIIALSGGVDSSVASILASKAIGNQLEAVFVDHGLLRKNEAKEVEDTFKDRLNFKLVNAQDEFIEALDGVTDPEKKREIIGHKFIEVFEREAKKSGAKYLLQGTIAPDWIESKGNIKSHHNLTLPEGLVLKIIEPLRELYKDEVREVGTALELPDAIVHRQPFPGPGLAVRVLGNITKEKLEICREANAILTQHVENEGLDKDLWQYFVVLTDSKVTGVKGDQRDFGYLVVIRMVQSFDAMTANVPDIPWPFLHKVSQEITANVPEITHVSLSLSNKPPSTIEFE from the coding sequence ATGATGGACACTACTAAATTTATAGAAGAATCAATAAAAAGTATAAAAGAAGAAGTTAAGGATGAAAAAGTCATTATTGCCTTATCTGGTGGAGTAGATAGTTCTGTTGCTTCAATTCTTGCATCAAAAGCTATTGGAAATCAACTCGAAGCAGTATTTGTAGATCATGGTTTACTTAGAAAGAATGAAGCTAAAGAAGTTGAAGATACATTTAAAGATAGATTAAATTTTAAATTAGTTAATGCCCAAGATGAATTTATAGAAGCATTAGATGGTGTAACAGATCCTGAAAAGAAACGTGAAATTATTGGTCACAAATTTATTGAAGTATTTGAAAGAGAAGCTAAAAAATCAGGAGCTAAATACTTACTTCAAGGAACTATAGCACCAGACTGGATTGAAAGTAAAGGAAATATAAAATCACACCACAATCTTACATTACCTGAAGGTTTAGTATTGAAAATTATAGAACCTTTACGTGAATTATACAAAGATGAAGTAAGAGAAGTAGGTACTGCACTTGAATTACCTGATGCTATTGTTCACAGACAACCATTCCCAGGGCCTGGACTTGCAGTAAGAGTTCTTGGAAACATTACAAAAGAAAAACTAGAAATTTGTAGAGAAGCTAATGCTATTCTTACACAACACGTTGAAAACGAAGGATTAGATAAAGATTTATGGCAATATTTCGTAGTTTTAACAGATAGTAAAGTAACTGGAGTAAAAGGAGATCAAAGAGACTTTGGATACCTTGTTGTTATACGAATGGTTCAATCATTCGATGCTATGACAGCAAATGTACCAGACATTCCATGGCCATTCCTACATAAAGTATCACAGGAAATTACTGCTAATGTTCCCGAAATAACACACGTATCTCTCTCATTAAGTAATAAACCACCTAGTACAATAGAATTTGAATAA